ataataataataataataataataataatactttatttatatcccgctaccatctccccatgggacttgaTGCTgcttacatgagaccgagcccaaatacaacaatacaagcaataataacaacaatacaagcaattaaaatcaaacatagacaataaaacaataacgtaagcattaacaataagacaacacactacAAACTACTGTTTGTAGTTGAGCATTCAAAATTGTTACCATACTAATACCAAAGTGCATTTATCTACATTTAATCCATGATCCCCAGATAtatactctactctgaacttgtGAAAGTTTTATCTCTTGAAATGTGTCAATTGTAAATATTGGACTCCAGACTTTAGCTTAAATGTGGACTCGCCAATAAAGCAACCAAGAGCCACTTTGGGCCAGATGAAGGCTATGTGTGTCCCCAAGTGggaatgccaagtttttcaaaCAGCAACATATAGGTACTGCCATATTTGTTGTTGGGACAGTTCACAAATAGCTCATATACATGAGGCAAGCCTATATAAAGTCTTCTTCAAACCTTGTGAGATAAAATGCTCTCGTGAAAGTTTCAGGCTCCAAAATATTAGAGATTTTCTGGGAGCCTGGAATATTCTGGGGGAGGAAGGGGGCAGCTATCCTTTTCTGACGCCTGACACGTCTATATGGGATTTCTCCATATATGACATGCCTCGATCAGCTGCACCCATAGAACTTAGAAAAGGAATAACAGACCTGAGGTGTGCCCACAACCAATGGACCCACATGGCATTTGGTATGCATTCGAGGTCAATTTGCAGCATACCAAATATTTGCAGGCTGTTCTGCTGTGAGTGTAGCTGATGGATGTTCTTGTTCTCACCAGATCAAAGCATATGGGGTTTGGGGTAGCTTTGCCTCAAAGCCATGCAAGATGCAACACAGCTGGCCTCCTAATTCACCCAACAGCTTTGCACACTGGCAGAGAGCCTGCTGAGAGGATATTACAGAAATGCATTCTGGCAAGCACACCTTTACTAGTTTTATATCCCCCCCTCTTTATGCTGTTTGAACCTTTTCTGATTAATACAATGGATTGAAAAAAGTACTCTATATGTGAGTATGTCAAATGTCTAAATTTCAGTATTAGCCAAGGGGAGAAATTGGTATCATTTGCATTCTTCTTGTGCTCCAAATTGATCCATAAAAGTGAAAGAACACATTCAGGGAATGATAACTGTATGACTTTATGTATATTTGCTGTGTTTCCAATCCAAGCCTGTTTGCTCTGCTTATTCTggtacagaagagaaagaaatcgtAATGTATTACATCCCATCAGGAAAAAAAGCCTGTATCACAAGCCATACACTACACAGAGCACCACATACCCTGTAGCCTCCATTTAGCCTACAAACCTGACATTGTCCCAACTATTTATATGAGGAAACCTTTATTAGGATTGTTGGGACATGGAAAGAGGTACCTTCCTTACATCCTGTTGAAAACCATCctttggctggcatcctgttagtgtcATAGGTAAGCATATGTAATTTTTTGACATTATTACAAGTATTGTATATATATGTAACTATTTTTCCACAGTAGAGAATATACACAATCTTGTGTGGTTCTTAAGGTGTCATTCTAAATTGGCTAGTCAAATAACAGTTGGCCTCCACATTTGTAGATTTGACTTTTTAAGATTTTATTATTTGCTGACTTCATGAATaagttatctctaggaatctctaggtcctccagtgcaactctgtggtcaactttcaCTTCAGCAGTCAGGTTAGAGGACcaagacattcctagagagatgttctctcagtttgaaaaaaaaaactttaacccccccccccccacacacacacacactttccatttTTGAAAGGGTCTGTTCTCCGTAGTCCTGTGAAAGTTAAAGGCTTATGGTATTAATAAGACAGAGAAACAATATTACTAAAGAATTGATATGTGGGTTTTCTGCAAGGTCTTGTTCTTATGCCTCTATCTCTTATGAGAGCTAGTGTTACTTGTAAATAATCTTAAATTTGGTTATCctgaacagaaagaaggaaatagatGTTGGggctgttggagcatgtaaaaatcagttggtgagtgtgctaactgaaaaatgcaaagccatgcccgagaggctagctgagcctgggagttttggcaacagttacatgtttaggttttctgtgcagggagCTTACCAAGTTAGTTTATAATTTCTGCTTCTGGACTGCTGAAAGAAAgtccttcacatggacacctaaggatCATTTTAATCTCTctcaaaaggacattgtgtgagtcaatgcaactgttcacatgactgtatatgttttgttctgcataacaaagagtaaacaccttgttctttactgttcatctgcgtggcatttttctctctctagcaACACAGTGTGTGGATTGATAAAGACATGAACTACATGTGATTTTCATTCTACCTCTTGGGCTACCCCTTACTAGAAGTATAATAGGATAGTGTAATTATTGTCAAAATTATGGATAATGGATGAGCTTTGATTCAGCATATTTGCTAGAACACAGACCCTctccatacaattaaaacagaagcAAACAATGTAAACAAGAAGCATCCTATTTTTATTAACCTTACCTGTCTCTTCAGGATGGACTCAAGCACACCATGGCTGTCTATtttgctccctgaatttgaaaaCTAAGCAGCTCTTGATGGAATTTATTCCACGAATGAGTGTGCTTTTGGAGAATAACACTATCCCTATCACATCCACAGAGCCAGTGTTCAAACCAGAATGTCATCCGTTTTCTCATTACTCCCTGGCAATGCACTTAAAAAGATTATCACATTTAAAGCTATACTTGTTGAACATTCAGAGGGATATGCTTCTGAATACACTTGTATAagatttctgcatggcagattAATTTTTCATGGTTAATAATTATTTTGGTGTTTCTAACAATGGAAATCAGGAGGTTTGGGATCaaatgtatatttgttgttaGGTGGATGAATGAACATTCCCAGAGACTGTGAAGAACAGTGAAAAACCGTTTTTTTTCAATGGAAAAGGCAATGAAGATATGGGAGGTGATACATATGGTAAAATTATTGACATGAATAAGACTCCAGAAAAGACAATTGATTTATGGAATACTGAGGTTTTCCTATATATTGTAGTGATTCCAAGCAATATCAATTATGTATAAGCTTtagaacataaatatacaatttcccAAAGCCCAGATGCCACACATCAGTTGCCATATGAACAGAGGCTGATTTACACTGCTAAATAATGCAAACCTCTCCTGatttaatcttgccaagaaaacttcatgATAAGGTCCTTATTAGTTGGAATCAGCTTGAACAACatatagtcaaaggctttcactgggttgttgtaggttacttgggttgtatggccatgttatagaagcaatctctcatgacatttcgcctgcatctgtggcaagcatcctcagaggttgtgaggatgcttgccacagatgctggtgaaacgtcaggagagaatgcttccagaacatggccatacaactcgataaacctacaacaacccaacccaaCTAAATCTATAACAGCACATCTGTATTTGGAATAATTATTAAAGACTGTTTGCCTCTttttttggaaataataataacattctcATATACCACTTTCCCATTAATCTAAATTTGCACTTTGTTCCACAGAGTCAGATATTCCCCAATGGGAACAAACATGGTTGCATTGCTCTTGAACAACTCCAGTGCAAAGCTCACTTCCTTTAGATGTAAACGCTTCACAATATTCCAACAGGGTATACAGCTCCATAGACACAATGCAGGAATTATATTTGTTTCCGAAATCATGTCAGTGTAATATTCTCCTTCAATCACAGGAATGCAAATGAAGAATGGATATGTTTACCATGGTGCTAATGTCAGAAACACATatttgaatttccctttctataaacaacaataaacaaatcaATGCCCCTTTTCAAACAGTAAAGAAACAAGAAAGGATCATAAATTCACACATTGACATTGATTAAGATCATGGGACTTTATAGCTTggagaaacaaaatacatactttGCAGAGATTTTAAGCCACCTGGAGTGAAAAATCAGATggaaacttatttttcttttcagggGTTTTAGGCAAGGTAGTTTGGAACCGCAAGGGCTTTGTGCCACTTTCAGGCAAcactttgcccattcctgctttaCACAGAGAGTAATATTACATACGTCTGTGTCAAACCTTATTCACACAGCTACTAAAAGTTGAGCATCATGCCTGAATGTTAGAAAGTCCTTGGAAAGGACCTTCCATCTAATATTTATCAAAATAATAGTTCCAGACAAAAGCATTATGGAAATTGGAGATATATGAGTCCTGTTTATTTGCATAGACTGAATATACTGTTCATTAGATAATTCTCAGTGCATCAAAACCTACACCGCTGATCTGCTCTTTGCATTTGCCATCTCATCCCAGAAACTTTCTTCAAGCAACTGATACTCACTATTAAAAAAAGCAGGATTTTCTAGTCTACAGATATGTTGTCTGTCAAGTTCCTTGCCTTTCTGGTAGCTCTGGTTGACTTGGTCACTGCTGGGCTCATCTCCAATGGCTTCATACTCAAAGTGATTGTTGTTGAATGGGCTTCAAGCAGGAGCCTTGCCTCCAATGAGCAACTCCTTCTGAGTCTGGGGATATCCAACATCTGTATTGCAACTGCTTTGGCTGCAGCTTTGCTGAAGAACTACTTTGTGATCAGCAACAATGTCGTGCTACAAGTAATGTACACCTTTGTTAGTGTTTTAACATTTTTCAGATTCTGGAACACTGCCTGGATCTCTTTCTTCCACTGCATCAAGATCGTGAACAGTTCTTGCTCTTTTTTCCTTTGGTGCAAGCTGAGGATATCATGGCTAATACCCCGGCTTCTTTTGGGGTCTTTAGCTGTGTCCTTAgctgtttttatttttgccttCCAGAATACTTTTATATATCACCTAAGCAACGGAACTACAAAGGGGATTGACATGAGTCAAGTTCAAATAGCTCATGCTGattcttttaaatccttttttaTGTTGTTTGGCTCTGCTTGTCCCCTTCTTGTGGTTTTACTTTGCTCCATCCTAGTTGTTGCCTCACTCTTGAGACACAACTGCCGAATGACAGGCAAAGGAAACAATCTGACGAGCCTTCAAACAAAAGTTCATATCAAGGCAGCTGGGACAATCCTCTCCCTCTTACTTCTTTATGTTATATTTTACACTGCACAGATTGTGTTATTGGTGAAAGATTTAAGAGGATTCAAATGGACCTTGGTTATACTAATAAAGCTGACGAATGGCTCTATGCAAGCAGTCATCCTCATACTGGGCAACTCCAAATTGAAGCAGGCAGCTACGGAGATGCTTCAAAGACCAACATTCTGGAGGACTAAATGAGCTTTTATACTGGGTGGGAATGTAGTATATTCAACTAGCCTGTGTTTGAAGAAAGTCCACACCAACAGAATAATTAATCCTTACTTCGATTCTGGTCCTGTTGGAATACATGGTGTTCATTGTCAATTTTCGttattatgggtgtattgttatcatgttcaggcattgaatgttttccttttatgtttggaatctgccctaagtttctctggggagatagggcagaatataaataaagttttgttattattattcatttgctTTTGAAAGGAAAGTACTTcttctttaaatatttaatgCAGCATTTAAACACCTACTACAGTTTCCaggaaaattgtttttttaaatatgtggCCTGCATCCTGAATTGAGATCAGGTTGGAATTGAGGGTGGGTAGTAGATTTGTGAGATAGGTTGACTGGTGATTAcctaggcccagaaagcatggcATTGACTtggtgtatacatacatacactgaaTAATTACAAGTTGTTATTATTCAGTGTATGCATGTATGCAGATTTCCACATATTTGAAGATCTGTGTGGACACCTCTGTTTCAGAAGTTCTACAAGTCTTCAgatattttattaaatgttattGAATACAGTAGACCATCCACATTTGTAGGAATAGGGGGTCCTGGCTGGGTCTctgagatggagggagggagcaagacaGTGAGATGGAAGAGGCTGTGAGCTTTCACCCTCTTGTCTTGGCAAAGTTACAGGAGACAAGTGGATCAGTGGAGAAGGCAAATGAAAGGAGTGAGTTCGCTGTTTCCAGGTTGGGGGTTTGTAGGAGACAGCATTCAAGGGGGGATGGAGGACTTCCTGGCCTGTGGCAATGGAAGCAGCTCCTCTTAAGTCTTGAGCTTCTGCAGAGCAATGCAAGACAAGCCTCAAAGAGAGTAAGATGGGCTGCTGGGGAATCAGAATAAAGgtaaaaagaggagaggaaaatggAGGAGGAGCATCCAAATGTGCAGTAGCTGTGAAGGTGGACTGGGGACAGTTTCAATGGTTTCCTTCGACAAGTTTGTTTTTAGATAAGCTCTCACAAGGATTGAGCTGGGTGTCACAAACAGATGCCCTGTTTCATTGATCACCCTCAACCTAATTTTGATAGGCACTCTCCCACAACCTGATATGAAAATCAGGGGAGAGAGGAGCAACATCATAGACATTTGTCTGTGAAGCCTGGGTAATAGAGAGGATTGGGCTAGGTAGCAACAAAACTCGAGGACTGCTTTGTTCCAATGATAATTCTACATGTAGAAGTGAGAAATGAATTTCTCCAAAAACTCATTGGTAAATCAGAAAGCAAGACCTAAGCTCTCTCCTCCGCCCCTTTCCCTATGTTGCGCCCTCATCTGCCCCGGAGACCATGCAACATCTGACCAGCCTCCTCTTGCTTCCCCATcccattcccttcctccctctcaccCAAAGTGAGTGAGGAAAAAATTAATTCCTTGTCATGTCCTCTGTGAAATGcacacctatgggttttcctgtgtgcctgcgcagcaatccggaacatTATAGagatttaatgaatttttaaatgatttttttagaCAATATAGGCCCccccattcctccccccccccccccccggtatatAAGCCACTAGGCATGGCTTGGCCGCTAGTTCCCTTTTCCGCGCCAAACTAGCAGCATCTCTTGTGCTTTACTGGACTTCCATATCGATTACCTACCTTCTCCAATCCTGACCACAGACCGGCTGACGACTCTCTTCTCTCAGGCAGGCTAGAATGTCTtccctttattttaaaaactgctcaGCTTGTGGAGCTAATCTCCCAGAAGCTGATAGGCATACTAAATGCCTTCTTTGTTTGGGGGAATCCCATAACTTACAAACTTGTGAAATATGCCTGAGCTTCACTACCAGAGCTCACAAAGGCAGGGACGCCCAACTGAAAGCCCTCCTATATAAGCGTGCTTTAGCACCCCAACCGGCTCCCATCCCAGCCAATCCTCCCCTTTACAACAACTTCCTCAGCCTCCCTTCCCATGTGCTGGGGATAGGCGTAACTCTCCCTTGGCAAGTGTTTCCTCAGCGGAGCTgccaaaaaagaaacaaaaaacatcCAAACAGACCACGAGGTCTTCAAAATCTAAAGAAAAATCAAATAGTCAAAAAAAGGGACAGCAACTCACTGGTGTTCAGCCCTTGAGTCCTTCTACACTGGAACCGATGCCCCAACCTCACGGTTCCACGCTCCAACTCTAGGAGCCTCTGCCCACCTTACTTGAAATGGAGGATCCCCCCCCCAACTTCCCCCCCTCAAGCTTTTAGATCCTCACATTGTGTTGGAAGCCCATCGCACTGCCGACCCTTcggtctctcctcctcctcttcccccctcccaatCATCCCCACTTCCTTCTCCAAACATGCCTGAGTCTCTGGTACCGCGGGAGACTCCTCCCCCTGCTCAATCCATGCCTCCTGCGCAGCCCTCTCGTTCCCCTGAGTCAGATTATCCCCCAACTCCCTCCCTTCACCCCTCCAAAAAGACCCGCTCTCTCTCCCCAGAACATTATAACCTAATCATCTTTATTCCCCCCACCATACCCCATATACCCTTTCTTTTACCCTCCTCCTCCCGATCATACCAAAGGATTCAATGCCCCCCACCCACCTGATCCTAGATATCCACAGCCACCCTGTGCACCTCCTactgccacactctctcagcctttagAACAACATACTGATGCAAATCTTCAACCACCCCTCTTGGATCCACCCCTCTCACACCAACCAGACTCAGAAACTATTGATTTGGAGTCCACAGATGATACACCTATCCCTGAGGACCCCCACCCAGACCCTGATCCCTCCCCTCAATAATTAGAAGACTTTAAAAAATTCTCAGCCCTTTTAATAAGACTCTCCAGAACCTTGAATCTCTCCACACCTGAACCAACAGATACAGTTTCAGATCCATGCTTCACCTCTGTAGAACAACAAACACCACTGTGTTGCCCACTTTGCCTTACTTActtaaaatccttaaaaatacAGGAGTTGCTCCAGCTATGGTTCCAGCAACCCCCAAAAGAGCAGAGAACTTGTACCGTATTGATCTTTCCTCAGCTTCATGGCTATCTAAGATGCCTAAAGCAAACTCTGTAGTAACTGATGCCCAACCAAAACCTGTACAAACCAAACTTCTCCTTCTgacaaagaagggaaaaaatggaTTCCATGGCAAGAAAATTCTATTCCTCAGCATGCCTTTTTGCACGCATGGCtcactatggagtttatatgaGTGTTTACCAGACCTTCTTGTGGAACAAAATTTCCCCTTATCTAGACTTACTACCTCCATCTGAACAACCTCTAGCTAAAGCTTTTAAACAAGAAGCTTTACTCTTATCACACCTAcaaaaagaccttgcaaagcaTACAGCCGATACTTCAGGCAAGCTTATAGCAGGCTTGGTGGCCC
This genomic interval from Anolis sagrei isolate rAnoSag1 chromosome 2, rAnoSag1.mat, whole genome shotgun sequence contains the following:
- the LOC132766679 gene encoding taste receptor type 2 member 9-like, which encodes MLSVKFLAFLVALVDLVTAGLISNGFILKVIVVEWASSRSLASNEQLLLSLGISNICIATALAAALLKNYFVISNNVVLQVMYTFVSVLTFFRFWNTAWISFFHCIKIVNSSCSFFLWCKLRISWLIPRLLLGSLAVSLAVFIFAFQNTFIYHLSNGTTKGIDMSQVQIAHADSFKSFFMLFGSACPLLVVLLCSILVVASLLRHNCRMTGKGNNLTSLQTKVHIKAAGTILSLLLLYVIFYTAQIVLLVKDLRGFKWTLVILIKLTNGSMQAVILILGNSKLKQAATEMLQRPTFWRTK